DNA sequence from the Thermodesulfobacteriota bacterium genome:
TGCTCTTTGGTCATCTCCAGAGAAAATATTCCGACCGAATAGCCGTGTTCGATAGCTGCATGCTTAGCTATGTCCAGGCAGAAGGAGGTTTTTCCAAGCCCTGGCCTGGCTGCCACTATTATCAGGTCAGATGCCTGAAGACCGGATGTCATATCGTCCAGTTTCTCGAATCCGGTCGGAATTCCGGTAATCAGCTCCTTCTTGGCATAAAGGGTCTCTATGATTTCGAGGGCTTTTGATGCAAGCTCTCTCGACTCGTAGAAGCTCGGTTTTACCTTGTTTTGCGCCACATCAAGAATGGCGTGCTCTGCCCGGTCGATAAATTCATCGACATTAACCCCTTCCTCATAGCCGCGATGGGCGATGTCCGTCGCTGCGAGAACGAGCTTCCTCAATATAGCTTTTTCCTTTACCAGTTTGGCATAGTATTCGACATGCGCCGTCGACGGAACAAGCTCCCTCAGGTAAGTCAGATAACTACTCCCCCCCACCTCCTCGAGTAGCGTTCCGCTCCCTTTCATGTGCTCAAAAAGAGTAAAGTAGTCTATGGGCTTATTCTCCCTATCAAGATCGACCATCGCATCGAATATCTTTCTGTGGGCTTCTTTATAGAAATCAGAGGTGGTTAGAATCTCGAGTACCTGGTTTATTACATTGCCCTCTATGAGAATGGCCCCAAGCACGGCCTGCTCTGCTTCTTCATTTTGCGGAAGTGGTTTTGTGAATATAGACATTGCTTCTAGATTCTATAACGGGTAGCAGAAACCTTCAAGACATTTTAAATTGCCGACTTCGTAATTTAGATTGCAGATTTTGATGAAAATCTTTTTATCCCGCAATCAGCAATCAAAAATCCGAAACCTAAGGGTCACATTCCCACGGATAACCTGTCTGCTAGCCTCCTATCCAGGCCCGCCTTTATTATCTTTTCCTGGGCTGAGCTTACATCGTACTCAAGTCTTGCAAACTGGACATCGGCTCTTTGGTCATCATATACCAGGAACGATGCCCGAGGATCCCTGTCCCTAGGCTGTCCGACGCTTCCCGGGTTTATGAGGTATTTTGCCTTCGGGTCAATTTTTATTTCATAATCCAGCATACAATTTAACGACTTATCTTTGAGAACGAAACAGAGCCGGACATGGGTATGGCCGAAGAAACAGATACGCTCTTTATTCATTAGTTTAAACTCGGGTATGGCGTCGTAAGGGGAAAGTAGGTAAAGGTCCGGGTCGGATATGGAGCCGTGAACCGCGATAAAATCATCAAATCCTCTGGTGTGAGAAAGCCCTCTCAGAAACTCTCTATTTTCTTCAGTAAGTGTGTCCCTGGTCCAGAGCACCGCCTGTCTGGCTGCCGGGTTGAAATCATCGGGTTCCCTCAGCCCGCATGCTACGGTATCATGGTTTCCGATTATCGATTCGATTTTTCTTTCCCTGATTATCTCTACGCACTCATTCGGGTTTGCACCGTAGCCGACTATATCGCCCAGGCAAAT
Encoded proteins:
- the dnaB gene encoding replicative DNA helicase, giving the protein MSIFTKPLPQNEEAEQAVLGAILIEGNVINQVLEILTTSDFYKEAHRKIFDAMVDLDRENKPIDYFTLFEHMKGSGTLLEEVGGSSYLTYLRELVPSTAHVEYYAKLVKEKAILRKLVLAATDIAHRGYEEGVNVDEFIDRAEHAILDVAQNKVKPSFYESRELASKALEIIETLYAKKELITGIPTGFEKLDDMTSGLQASDLIIVAARPGLGKTSFCLDIAKHAAIEHGYSVGIFSLEMTKEQLMLRMLSSSAKVNYSSIRSGYIRNDDLEKLVRVADTFSKAKIYIDDTPGINVLELRAKARRQKREKGLDLVIIDYLQLMRGTGRAETREREIAEISGSLKGLAKELNIPVIAVSQLSRQTEARADRRPQLADLRESGALEQDADIVIFIHRADAYKKNPDEKDGIAEVIIGKQRNGPTGTIKLVFLDRIGVPSFENLAEEYEDLGMP
- a CDS encoding metallophosphoesterase family protein, which codes for MRYGVISDIHANLEALNATLEEIDKLAVDKVICLGDIVGYGANPNECVEIIRERKIESIIGNHDTVACGLREPDDFNPAARQAVLWTRDTLTEENREFLRGLSHTRGFDDFIAVHGSISDPDLYLLSPYDAIPEFKLMNKERICFFGHTHVRLCFVLKDKSLNCMLDYEIKIDPKAKYLINPGSVGQPRDRDPRASFLVYDDQRADVQFARLEYDVSSAQEKIIKAGLDRRLADRLSVGM